The following proteins come from a genomic window of Sesamum indicum cultivar Zhongzhi No. 13 linkage group LG10, S_indicum_v1.0, whole genome shotgun sequence:
- the LOC105171711 gene encoding serine/threonine-protein phosphatase PP1 isozyme 3 isoform X1 translates to MDSVALDGIINRLLEVKGRPGKQVQLSESEIRQLCLQSREIFLQQPNLLELEAPIKICGDIHGQYSDLLRLFEYGGLPPKSNYLFLGDYVDRGKQSLETICLLLAYKIKYPENFFLLRGNHECASVNRIYGFYDECKRRFNVRLWKVFTDCFNCLPVAALIDEKILCMHGGLSPDLHDLDQIRNLQRPTDVPETGLLCDLLWSDPSKDVKGWGMNDRGVSYTFGPDKVSEFLQKHDLDLICRAHQVVEDGYEFFADRQLVTIFSAPNYCGEFDNAGAMMSVDETLMCSFQILKPAEKKPKFGFASTTTTKPGSPQTKTKVPVFQISTLMQ, encoded by the exons ATGGATTCAGTGGCTCTTGATGGTATAATAAACCGTTTGCTTGAGGTTAAAGGGAGGCCGGGGAAGCAGGTGCAGCTCTCGGAGTCGGAGATCAGGCAGCTCTGTTTGCAGTCTAGAGAGATTTTTTTGCAACAGCCTAATCTTCTTGAGCTTGAGGCACCCATTAAGATATGTG GTGATATTCATGGTCAATATTCTGACCTTCTAAGACTTTTCGAATATGGTGGATTACCCCCAAAGTCTAATTACCTGTTCCTAGGGGATTATGTCGACCGAGGGAAGCAAAGTCTAGAAACAATCTGCCTTCTACTTGCGTATAAGATAAAGTATCCTGAaaactttttcttattaagGGGCAACCACGAATGCGCATCAGTCAATCGTATATATGGTTTTTACGATGAGTGCAAACGAAGGTTTAATGTCAGACTATGGAAAGTATTCACCGATTGTTTTAATTGTCTACCTGTTGCGGCTCTAATTGACGAAAAGATATTGTGCATGCATGGAGGTCTCTCACCTGACCTGCATGACTTAGATCAAATCAGAAATCTACAGCGTCCAACTGATGTCCCAGAAACTGGTTTACTATGTGATTTACTATGGTCTGATCCCAGTAAAGATGTTAAAGGATGGGGAATGAATGATAGGGGTGTATCATATACATTTGGTCCAGATAAGGTGTCTGAATTTCTTCAAAAGCATGATCTAGATCTTATTTGCCGTGCACACCAG GTTGTTGAAGATGGATACGAGTTTTTCGCTGATAGACAACTTGTAACAATATTCTCAGCCCCAAATTACTGTGGAGAGTTTGACAATGCTGGTGCCATGATGAGTGTGGATGAGACCTTGATGTGctcttttcaaatattaaagcCTGCTGAAAAGAAACCCAAGTTTGGATTTGCGAGTACAACTACAACTAAGCCAGGAAGTCCTCAAACGAAAACGAAGGTACCAGTGTTTCAGATCTCAACTTTGATGCAGTAG
- the LOC105171711 gene encoding serine/threonine-protein phosphatase PP1 isozyme 3 isoform X2, translated as MDSVALDGIINRLLEVKGRPGKQVQLSESEIRQLCLQSREIFLQQPNLLELEAPIKICGDIHGQYSDLLRLFEYGGLPPKSNYLFLGDYVDRGKQSLETICLLLAYKIKYPENFFLLRGNHECASVNRIYGFYDECKRRFNVRLWKVFTDCFNCLPVAALIDEKILCMHGGLSPDLHDLDQIRNLQRPTDVPETGLLCDLLWSDPSKDVKGWGMNDRGVSYTFGPDKVSEFLQKHDLDLICRAHQVVEDGYEFFADRQLVTIFSAPNYCGEFDNAGAMMSVDETLMCSFQILKPAEKKPKFGFASTTTTKPGSPQTKTKSFLGGRIG; from the exons ATGGATTCAGTGGCTCTTGATGGTATAATAAACCGTTTGCTTGAGGTTAAAGGGAGGCCGGGGAAGCAGGTGCAGCTCTCGGAGTCGGAGATCAGGCAGCTCTGTTTGCAGTCTAGAGAGATTTTTTTGCAACAGCCTAATCTTCTTGAGCTTGAGGCACCCATTAAGATATGTG GTGATATTCATGGTCAATATTCTGACCTTCTAAGACTTTTCGAATATGGTGGATTACCCCCAAAGTCTAATTACCTGTTCCTAGGGGATTATGTCGACCGAGGGAAGCAAAGTCTAGAAACAATCTGCCTTCTACTTGCGTATAAGATAAAGTATCCTGAaaactttttcttattaagGGGCAACCACGAATGCGCATCAGTCAATCGTATATATGGTTTTTACGATGAGTGCAAACGAAGGTTTAATGTCAGACTATGGAAAGTATTCACCGATTGTTTTAATTGTCTACCTGTTGCGGCTCTAATTGACGAAAAGATATTGTGCATGCATGGAGGTCTCTCACCTGACCTGCATGACTTAGATCAAATCAGAAATCTACAGCGTCCAACTGATGTCCCAGAAACTGGTTTACTATGTGATTTACTATGGTCTGATCCCAGTAAAGATGTTAAAGGATGGGGAATGAATGATAGGGGTGTATCATATACATTTGGTCCAGATAAGGTGTCTGAATTTCTTCAAAAGCATGATCTAGATCTTATTTGCCGTGCACACCAG GTTGTTGAAGATGGATACGAGTTTTTCGCTGATAGACAACTTGTAACAATATTCTCAGCCCCAAATTACTGTGGAGAGTTTGACAATGCTGGTGCCATGATGAGTGTGGATGAGACCTTGATGTGctcttttcaaatattaaagcCTGCTGAAAAGAAACCCAAGTTTGGATTTGCGAGTACAACTACAACTAAGCCAGGAAGTCCTCAAACGAAAACGAAG TCATTTCTTGGTGGTAGAATAGGATGA
- the LOC105171711 gene encoding serine/threonine-protein phosphatase PP1 isoform X3, translated as MKFKQLACRFTCDIHGQYSDLLRLFEYGGLPPKSNYLFLGDYVDRGKQSLETICLLLAYKIKYPENFFLLRGNHECASVNRIYGFYDECKRRFNVRLWKVFTDCFNCLPVAALIDEKILCMHGGLSPDLHDLDQIRNLQRPTDVPETGLLCDLLWSDPSKDVKGWGMNDRGVSYTFGPDKVSEFLQKHDLDLICRAHQVVEDGYEFFADRQLVTIFSAPNYCGEFDNAGAMMSVDETLMCSFQILKPAEKKPKFGFASTTTTKPGSPQTKTKVPVFQISTLMQ; from the exons ATGAAATTCAAGCAGCTTGCATGCAGATTCACAT GTGATATTCATGGTCAATATTCTGACCTTCTAAGACTTTTCGAATATGGTGGATTACCCCCAAAGTCTAATTACCTGTTCCTAGGGGATTATGTCGACCGAGGGAAGCAAAGTCTAGAAACAATCTGCCTTCTACTTGCGTATAAGATAAAGTATCCTGAaaactttttcttattaagGGGCAACCACGAATGCGCATCAGTCAATCGTATATATGGTTTTTACGATGAGTGCAAACGAAGGTTTAATGTCAGACTATGGAAAGTATTCACCGATTGTTTTAATTGTCTACCTGTTGCGGCTCTAATTGACGAAAAGATATTGTGCATGCATGGAGGTCTCTCACCTGACCTGCATGACTTAGATCAAATCAGAAATCTACAGCGTCCAACTGATGTCCCAGAAACTGGTTTACTATGTGATTTACTATGGTCTGATCCCAGTAAAGATGTTAAAGGATGGGGAATGAATGATAGGGGTGTATCATATACATTTGGTCCAGATAAGGTGTCTGAATTTCTTCAAAAGCATGATCTAGATCTTATTTGCCGTGCACACCAG GTTGTTGAAGATGGATACGAGTTTTTCGCTGATAGACAACTTGTAACAATATTCTCAGCCCCAAATTACTGTGGAGAGTTTGACAATGCTGGTGCCATGATGAGTGTGGATGAGACCTTGATGTGctcttttcaaatattaaagcCTGCTGAAAAGAAACCCAAGTTTGGATTTGCGAGTACAACTACAACTAAGCCAGGAAGTCCTCAAACGAAAACGAAGGTACCAGTGTTTCAGATCTCAACTTTGATGCAGTAG
- the LOC105171712 gene encoding inorganic phosphate transporter 1-4-like, with translation MAREQLQVLNALDVAKTQLYHFTAIVIAGMGFFTDAYDLFSISLVSKLLGRIYYTKPGALKPGTLPPSVSSSVTGVALVGTLAGQLFFGWLGDKMGRKKVYGITLLLMIVCSIASGLSFGSTPKGVLATLCFFRFWLGFGIGGDYPLSATIMSEYANKKTRGAFIAAVFAMQGFGILFSGILSLIVAAGFDHRYKAPTFEENPAASTVPQADYIWRIILMFGALPAALTFYWRMKMPETARYTALVAKNAKQAAEDMAKVLNVELQAEEEKLERLARRKSNSFGLFSREFVRRHGLHLFGTTSTWFLLDIAFYSQNLFQKDVFTAIGWIPPPKTMNAIHEVYRIAKAQTLIALCSTVPGYWFTVAFIDIMGRFAIQLMGFFFMTVFMFAVAIPYHHWTLKENRIGFVVMYALTFFFANFGPNATTFVVPAEIFPARLRSTCHGISAAAGKAGAIVGAYGFLYAAQNKDKAKTDAGYPPGIGVKNSLIVLGCINALGMLCTFAVPEAKGKSLEEASQETVEDDEAEGV, from the coding sequence ATGGCCCGGGAACAACTACAAGTGCTTAATGCACTTGACGTCGCCAAAACGCAGCTCTACCATTTCACGGCCATCGTCATAGCCGGAATGGGCTTTTTCACCGACGCCTACGATCTCTTCAGTATTTCCCTAGTCTCTAAGCTATTGGGGCGAATCTACTACACCAAGCCCGGCGCCCTCAAGCCCGGTACTCTACCCCCGAGCGTCTCCTCCTCTGTCACCGGCGTTGCCCTCGTCGGAACCCTTGCTGGACAGCTCTTCTTCGGGTGGCTCGGCGACAAAATGGGCAGGAAGAAGGTTTACGGGATCACCCTTCTCCTCATGATCGTCTGCTCAATCGCTTCCGGACTTTCCTTTGGGAGCACACCAAAAGGCGTCCTTGCAACCCTCTGCTTCTTCAGATTTTGGCTCGGGTTTGGCATCGGCGGAGACTACCCTCTCTCCGCCACGATCATGTCCGAATACGCCAACAAAAAGACCCGTGGTGCGTTTATCGCGGCGGTTTTCGCCATGCAGGGGTTCGGGATCTTGTTTAGTGGGATTCTTTCCCTGATTGTGGCAGCTGGATTTGATCACAGGTACAAGGCCCCGACGTTTGAGGAAAATCCGGCGGCCTCCACCGTGCCGCAAGCTGATTACATCTGGCGTATTATTTTGATGTTCGGCGCACTTCCAGCGGCGCTTACTTTCTACTGGCGGATGAAGATGCCGGAAACTGCCCGTTACACGGCCCTGGTTGCAAAGAATGCTAAACAGGCGGCCGAAGACATGGCCAAAGTTTTGAACGTGGAGCTGCAAGCCGAAGAAGAAAAACTGGAGAGATTAGCACGACGTAAATCTAACAGCTTCGGGTTATTTTCCAGGGAATTCGTGAGACGCCATGGCCTGCATTTGTTCGGAACCACCTCCACCTGGTTTCTTCTAGACATTGCTTTTTACAGCCAGAATCTCTTCCAGAAAGACGTGTTCACCGCCATCGGATGGATCCCTCCTCCCAAAACAATGAACGCGATCCACGAAGTCTACCGAATTGCCAAGGCTCAAACCCTGATTGCCCTTTGCAGTACGGTTCCAGGCTACTGGTTCACAGTGGCGTTCATCGACATAATGGGAAGATTTGCAATCCAACTAATGGGATTCTTCTTCATGACAGTATTCATGTTCGCTGTCGCCATTCCTTACCACCACTGGACCCTAAAGGAAAATCGCATCGGGTTCGTGGTAATGTACGCTCTCACATTTTTCTTCGCCAATTTCGGGCCCAACGCCACCACATTTGTCGTGCCGGCTGAAATTTTCCCAGCAAGGTTGAGGTCTACCTGCCACGGAATATCAGCTGCAGCGGGGAAAGCCGGCGCCATTGTTGGAGCTTACGGGTTTCTGTATGCAGCACAAAACAAAGACAAAGCTAAGACAGATGCTGGTTACCCACCGGGTATTGGAGTCAAGAATTCGCTCATTGTTCTTGGATGCATCAACGCACTTGGAATGCTTTGTACTTTTGCAGTTCCTGAGGCGAAGGGAAAATCCCTGGAAGAGGCTTCCCAAGAAACTGTCGAAGACGATGAGGCAGAAGGAGTTTGA